From a region of the Nonlabens sp. Hel1_33_55 genome:
- a CDS encoding thioredoxin family protein, whose translation MQTLEQDNLQEIVAGNKKVVVQYMASWCGNCRVMKPKFKKLASENDDTIFILADAEKFPESRKLATVDNLPTFATFKDGSFVNQVQTNKFENLKDLVHEVTSN comes from the coding sequence ATGCAAACATTAGAACAAGATAACCTACAAGAGATTGTAGCAGGAAATAAAAAAGTAGTGGTTCAATATATGGCGAGCTGGTGCGGTAACTGTCGTGTGATGAAGCCTAAGTTCAAGAAATTGGCTAGTGAAAATGACGACACGATCTTCATCCTAGCAGATGCCGAAAAGTTCCCAGAATCCAGAAAGCTAGCAACGGTAGATAACCTACCCACTTTTGCGACTTTCAAGGATGGAAGCTTTGTGAACCAAGTACAGACGAACAAATTTGAAAACCTAAAAGACCTCGTACATGAAGTTACCAGTAATTAG
- a CDS encoding peroxiredoxin, which translates to MAIVGRKFPDLNVNAMNEMGDTFQINVLEEAKNNNKKVLLFWYPKDFTFVCPTELHAFQEALGEFEKRNTLVIGASCDTAEVHFAWLNTAKDDGGIEGVTYPLIADSNRNLSTMLDILDADEEYNDDLEGYLLKGDNVSFRATYLIDEEGTVFHEGVNHMPVGRNVNEFLRMIDAYTHVQKNGEVCPANWEEGKDAMKADRLATAAYLSQN; encoded by the coding sequence ATGGCCATAGTAGGTAGAAAATTTCCAGACTTGAACGTAAACGCGATGAACGAAATGGGCGATACGTTCCAGATCAACGTGCTGGAAGAAGCAAAAAACAACAATAAAAAAGTACTATTATTCTGGTATCCAAAAGATTTCACTTTTGTATGCCCAACGGAATTGCACGCCTTTCAAGAAGCATTAGGTGAGTTCGAAAAAAGAAACACGCTCGTCATAGGTGCGTCCTGTGACACTGCAGAGGTTCACTTTGCATGGTTGAACACTGCAAAAGATGATGGCGGTATTGAAGGTGTAACGTATCCACTAATCGCTGATTCTAACCGTAACCTGTCCACGATGTTAGACATCCTAGATGCAGATGAGGAGTACAACGACGACCTTGAGGGATATTTATTGAAGGGCGATAATGTATCATTCCGTGCGACATATTTGATCGATGAGGAAGGAACCGTATTTCATGAAGGTGTGAATCACATGCCAGTAGGACGTAACGTGAACGAATTCTTGCGCATGATCGACGCTTACACACACGTGCAGAAAAACGGCGAGGTATGTCCAGCAAACTGGGAAGAAGGAAAAGACGCTATGAAAGCAGATCGTCTAGCAACTGCAGCGTATTTGTCTCAAAACTAA
- a CDS encoding DUF6952 family protein, whose protein sequence is MKLPVIRHFQKGSNKEQLETTLEVLEHFTEHRSVTDEEMDVVGELITNICGAIEVHNNVENGMSGVEAANAFAQKVIGSIDA, encoded by the coding sequence ATGAAGTTACCAGTAATTAGACATTTCCAAAAAGGATCAAATAAAGAGCAGCTGGAAACAACCCTCGAAGTCCTAGAGCATTTTACAGAACACAGATCTGTTACTGATGAGGAAATGGATGTCGTAGGTGAATTGATTACCAACATTTGCGGCGCCATTGAAGTTCACAATAACGTTGAGAACGGAATGAGCGGCGTTGAAGCTGCTAACGCTTTTGCACAAAAAGTGATAGGGTCAATTGATGCTTAG